In Gimesia benthica, a single window of DNA contains:
- a CDS encoding rhamnosyltransferase WsaF family glycosyltransferase, whose protein sequence is MPTETGAFDQAVALAQICDCTLEDLKVPQQNFDRVNPDADARVCNWYLPYFDNAFYGGIMTILRFANYLSSEENVKQRFLICSDGDREFIAKQIAKAFPGLADSEVIMLDSLEALNNIPPSDYSIATLWTTAYILLKVNNTGLKFYFIQDYEPLFYAAGSTYAQAELPYWFGFYGIANTVSLKNIYEQKYGGKAQYLTPCVDRTVFHPGSVPRDQKKKKIFLYARPNAPRNGFEITMTTVKLLKNMYQDKIEIVCAGGKWNPSDYGLGGVVENLGLLSYQETGDLYRSCHIGFVMMMTRHPSYLPFEFMASGTLVVTNYNPANLWFLKDGENCLLSPASASSLCETLSFAIDNYDDLQGIRDHALRSIDENHSSWETELKKIAEFLKAPGEPNENLNFYSMKHSA, encoded by the coding sequence TTGCCTACAGAAACGGGGGCCTTCGACCAGGCCGTCGCATTGGCACAAATCTGTGATTGTACCCTCGAAGATTTGAAAGTACCGCAGCAGAACTTTGATCGGGTGAATCCTGATGCTGATGCGCGAGTCTGTAACTGGTATTTACCCTACTTTGATAACGCCTTTTACGGCGGGATCATGACCATCCTGAGATTTGCGAACTACCTCTCATCAGAAGAAAATGTAAAACAGCGATTTCTGATCTGTTCTGACGGTGATCGAGAATTTATTGCAAAGCAGATTGCCAAAGCATTTCCCGGGCTGGCTGACTCAGAAGTCATTATGCTGGATTCCCTTGAGGCACTGAATAATATCCCGCCATCCGATTATTCGATTGCGACTCTGTGGACTACTGCCTATATCCTGCTCAAGGTGAATAATACGGGGCTCAAATTTTACTTCATTCAGGATTATGAGCCGCTGTTTTATGCCGCCGGCTCAACTTACGCTCAGGCAGAATTGCCCTACTGGTTCGGTTTTTATGGAATCGCCAATACTGTCAGCCTGAAAAATATCTATGAGCAGAAATACGGGGGCAAGGCCCAGTACCTGACACCCTGTGTCGATCGAACCGTGTTTCACCCCGGGTCTGTTCCCCGGGATCAGAAAAAGAAAAAAATCTTTCTCTATGCGAGACCAAATGCACCGAGAAACGGTTTTGAAATTACCATGACCACGGTGAAACTGCTGAAGAATATGTATCAGGACAAAATCGAAATTGTCTGTGCCGGGGGGAAATGGAACCCCAGTGACTATGGGCTGGGAGGCGTTGTTGAGAATCTTGGGCTGCTCAGCTATCAGGAAACAGGCGATTTATATCGATCCTGTCACATCGGTTTTGTCATGATGATGACGCGTCATCCCTCGTATTTGCCTTTTGAATTCATGGCCAGCGGCACTCTGGTTGTGACCAACTATAACCCAGCCAATCTCTGGTTTCTCAAAGATGGCGAAAACTGCCTGCTCTCACCGGCCTCGGCTAGTTCGCTATGCGAAACACTGTCATTTGCCATCGATAATTATGATGACTTACAGGGCATTCGAGACCATGCATTGCGCTCGATCGATGAGAATCACAGCAGCTGGGAGACGGAGTTAAAGAAAATAGCTGAGTTTTTAAAAGCACCAGGCGAACCGAATGAAAATCTGAACTTTTACTCGATGAAGCATAGTGCTTAA
- a CDS encoding methyltransferase domain-containing protein: MTDTMTMDKVSTKLSGALAKSTGEAMKDKVFYLNKGRRHWIQSAEWIKDHGFSWPEDVLEIPEEVLIQFLPGRSFPSKQWGQKEWNNPPRNSSVVMREISASKLSGTGVEFGAGANPYPVPMDCRVKYADLLTAEQLESELYPGQVCHDLIMPDLQSDFDTFNGIEDESMDFIIGCHVIEHTKSPISVIKNAYQKLRPGGQLVLVIPDKEKTFDRARELTTLDHLVLDHESPDRARDYDHYIDFYTNATAYNTPADQLQATIQENFDKEFAIHYHVWNYKSFSSMVDYIQNNVIRWSDVWSQPTLNHPEFDIEFYFVLTK; encoded by the coding sequence ATGACTGATACGATGACCATGGACAAAGTTTCGACAAAACTGAGCGGTGCATTAGCCAAATCAACAGGCGAGGCGATGAAGGATAAAGTCTTCTACCTGAATAAAGGCCGGAGGCACTGGATCCAGAGCGCGGAATGGATCAAAGATCACGGTTTCTCATGGCCGGAAGATGTCCTGGAAATTCCCGAAGAAGTACTGATTCAGTTCCTGCCGGGCAGATCGTTTCCATCAAAACAATGGGGACAGAAAGAGTGGAATAATCCGCCGCGGAACAGCAGTGTGGTTATGAGAGAAATTTCCGCATCGAAACTTTCTGGTACCGGAGTTGAATTCGGCGCAGGTGCAAATCCTTACCCGGTCCCCATGGATTGCAGAGTCAAGTATGCAGATTTATTGACTGCCGAACAGCTGGAATCAGAATTGTATCCCGGGCAGGTGTGCCATGACCTGATCATGCCCGATCTGCAATCCGATTTCGATACGTTTAATGGCATCGAAGATGAATCAATGGATTTCATCATTGGTTGTCACGTGATCGAACATACCAAGAGTCCGATCAGTGTGATCAAAAATGCGTATCAGAAACTGCGCCCCGGCGGTCAACTGGTCCTGGTGATTCCCGACAAAGAGAAAACTTTCGATCGGGCCAGAGAACTGACAACCCTGGATCACCTGGTTCTGGATCATGAGTCACCGGATAGAGCACGTGACTATGATCATTATATTGATTTTTATACGAATGCGACGGCCTACAATACGCCTGCAGATCAGCTGCAGGCTACGATTCAGGAAAATTTCGATAAGGAATTTGCGATTCATTACCATGTCTGGAATTACAAATCATTCAGTTCCATGGTCGACTACATTCAGAATAATGTAATTCGATGGTCAGATGTCTGGTCTCAACCAACCTTGAACCATCCGGAATTCGATATTGAATTTTATTTTGTTCTGACAAAGTAA
- a CDS encoding glycosyltransferase family 2 protein → METVVSIIVTYHPDYETLGRLFDAIMPQVAHVVVVDNSDDESYHSEISNMLPVNGHMILQGYNSGIATAFNTGVAEAKALDASHVILFDQDSLPAPDMVACLLNHMNQATENGQRVAAVGPNYVDVKGQKSSPFVKMKGFRLCRVECAENEIVTVDHLISSGSLISMKALDDIGLMEDELFIDYVDTEWCLRAIHKGYQIYGVGSARMKHDLGDEYAHLFGRAIPVHHPLRHYYTVRNGIWLIQQSWVSFSWKVMDFRRLFLIYLVFSFFVGKRLLNMKMLSLGIWHALIGKMGKYGE, encoded by the coding sequence ATGGAAACCGTAGTAAGCATTATTGTCACTTATCATCCCGACTATGAAACTCTTGGTAGATTGTTCGATGCAATCATGCCACAGGTTGCTCATGTCGTTGTGGTGGATAACAGTGACGATGAGTCGTATCACAGTGAAATATCAAACATGCTCCCAGTAAATGGGCATATGATTCTCCAGGGATACAACTCCGGAATTGCTACGGCTTTTAATACCGGTGTCGCCGAGGCAAAAGCATTAGATGCCAGTCATGTGATTCTGTTTGACCAGGACAGCCTGCCTGCTCCGGATATGGTGGCATGTCTGCTCAATCACATGAATCAGGCGACAGAAAACGGGCAACGTGTCGCGGCCGTAGGCCCGAATTACGTCGACGTCAAAGGCCAGAAGTCATCTCCTTTCGTGAAGATGAAGGGGTTCCGGCTCTGTCGCGTCGAATGTGCCGAAAACGAAATCGTGACCGTCGATCATCTTATCTCTTCCGGAAGTCTGATTTCCATGAAAGCATTGGATGATATCGGGCTGATGGAAGACGAGCTGTTTATTGATTATGTCGACACCGAATGGTGCCTGCGTGCAATCCACAAAGGGTATCAGATTTATGGAGTCGGTTCTGCCCGTATGAAACACGATCTGGGGGATGAATATGCACATCTCTTCGGCAGGGCTATCCCGGTACACCATCCGCTTCGACATTACTACACTGTCCGAAACGGGATCTGGCTGATCCAGCAGTCATGGGTTTCCTTTTCCTGGAAAGTGATGGATTTTCGCAGATTATTCCTCATTTATCTGGTCTTTTCTTTCTTTGTCGGAAAACGCTTGCTCAACATGAAGATGCTTTCTCTGGGAATCTGGCATGCCTTGATCGGAAAGATGGGGAAGTATGGAGAATAG